Within the Flavobacteriales bacterium genome, the region CTTAATGCCTCAATGGTATTCCTCAACCACTACCACTACCCACTACCCACTACCCAATTCCCACTACCCAATTCCCACTACCCAATTCCCACTACCCAATTCCCACTACCCAATTCCCACTACCCAATTCCCACTACCCACTACCCACTACCCTTAGTGCCTTCGTGGTATCCCCAATGGTATTCCCAATGGTATCAATTCGGATCCGCAAACGCAGGATTATTCACAAAATCCCAATCGGTAAGCGTTAAAAGAAAATTCTTAATATCAATTTTCTCCTGAGGATTCAAACCAACACCACCATCCGCAGCAAACTTCATGAGCGGATCAATGGTAGGAGAAACAACCAGACCGGTGCTGTAATGCTCTATCACCTGATCTAAGGTGGTAAAACGACCATCATGCATGTACGGAGCGGTGAGTTCGATATTGCGTAAGGTAGGACCTTTAAAACGGCCATTGTCGTTCGGGTTACCGGTAACGCCGCCGCGACCTAAATCACTGAAGGTGGCATCGAGACCGTTATTGGCGAAAAGTTGTTTCGACATCAGCACGGGACCATGACAGTGAAAACAGTCTGCACCTGAAATGCCATTGTTTTCATCTTTGTCGCGCATAAACAAATCGTAACCGTTAGCTTCAGAAGAAGTGAAGGATTCTTGTCCGCGTAACACACGGTCGAATTTGGAATTACCGCTAATGAGTGTGCGTAAAAATTGAGCAATGGCTTTTACTACACGCACCGAGTCAATACCCGGTGTACCGAAAGCATGATGAAACATGTCGCGGTATTTTTCATCGGCCTGAAGTTTGCGAACAACATTCGGCCAGGTATCATTCATTTCATTTGGGTTAACTACGGGACCAAAAATCTGATCTTCGAGTGTAGCAGCGCGTCCATCCCAAAAGAAAAAGCGTTCCCAGCCGAGATTAATTAATGCCATCGCATTGCGGTTACCTTGCGCACCGGTGATGCCGGTAGAAAAACGGGCAGGATCGGAAAAGGCAGTGCTTTGGATGTGACAACTGGCGCAGGATTGGGTAAGATCACCGGAGAGTTTTTTATCGTAAAAAAGATGACGACCCAATTCAACACCTTCCACCGTCATCGGATTACTTTCCGGAACTACCATCGGAGGAAAACCTTCCGGAATTTGCAGTACATAGGGTGTAGGGACATATTCCCCAATGAAAGGATCCTTGCTGCACGATTTTAATGCAACAACAGAAATCAAAATCAAAACGAGAATACCAATACGTTTCATAAGTCTAAAAATACAAAAACAAGAACGAAAAACAGCAATGAAAATCACAATTCCGTCACAAAGTGATAAAGCACTACGGACGGTGAGCGGGATTGTTCAGGAAATCCGTATCCGTCAGCGTTTTGAGGAAAGCGATTAAATCATCTTTGTCCTGCTGACTCAGTAAAAAACCGGCAACGAGCGGACTCTGATTATGATTTCCGGCACCTCCTGCTGCATAATGATCAATCACATCACCGAGTGATGCCAGACTTCCGTCGAACATATACGGAGCAGTAACTTCTACATTGCGCAACGAAGGAACACGAAATTTACCGCTGTCTTCCGGACGCAAAGTAATGCGTGCTCTTCCTGTATCCGGATACACGACATACAAACCGTTATTTTCAAATTGATTATTGCTGAAATTATATCCACTGTGGCAATCACTGCAGTGAAGCGAATCAGAAAAAAATAAATCTTTTCCGCGCAATTCAGATGCCGTTAATATTCTTCCCGCATAGAGATATTGATCATACTTCGAATTTCCGGAAACAAGGGTGCGCTCAAATGCAGCAAGTGCACGGGTAATAACATACGCATCGAAGGCGCGTTTGTAAGCGTAAAGACTTTGATCGCGGTAATAAGGATCATCCTTTAGACGTTCAACAGCCAGTAAAATATCAAAGGCCATTTCATTGGTGTCGGTTAAGGGTGCATGCACTTGCAGTTCCAGTGTAGGTACACCGCCATCGCGCATAAATGGAGCAACCCAGGCAAGATTTTGCAGGGGAGGAGCATTGCGTTTTCCAATGTGTCCGGTTACACCAAAGCTCAGTGCTTTATCGTCCGAAAAAGCAAGTTGCGGTAAATGGCACGATGCGCAGCTGATGGTATTATCTACCGAAAGTCGCGTATCGAAAAACAATCGTTTTCCCATTTCCACGCGCGATTTGGAGAGATAATTATCGGCAGGAATATTCGGAATGGGAAAACCTTTGGGAATTTCTAAATCGTAATGATCAGAATACACTTCGTCCTCTTCACGTCTGCATGCAGAAATGAAAAGTGTAAATAGTAAACTGATATAAACTAATTTTTTCACGGAGTGATGTAAAATTAATTCACGCTAAATGCAGCGCGGGCAAGTTGAATAAAACGTTCTGCCAGCGGATAATTATCGGAAGTATGTGTGCCATTATCGGTTTTCACGTCAATGGTATCGCTAATGCCAACCAGTAATTTGTACACATCCAGATCCACGTTAATCGAAGTGGTTTGATTTTCTACAATAGAAATCGGAATCATTAAATCTCCAACTTCACCATACAACGCATTGGCACCGGGGTGAAAAAAGAAAGTGCGATCCATATTTCCGGCAAGTGTACCACTGGTATCGGCTCTTCCTTCGTACTTCATAAAGATGTAACCGGTGGACCAACTCCAGTGTAAATCATTCGCCATGTTGGTAGAAAATGGATGCGACGCAGGTAAGGAATTCGGGTCGCCTAGGTTCATGGTAGAATCAACGCCTAATCCAAAACGGACACCGGTAAATGTTCCAGGGCTTAGCTGCACGGAAAAACTGTTGGAGGAACCGGCATAATCTACAATGGCGGCATCTTTTACTTCGCAATAATTTCCGGAACCATCGCGCAAACGGAAATGATGAATCAGGTATTTCATCGTTTCAGGTTTAATGCGGTAGTTGGATGCACTGTTGTAAATGGTATTGAGGACCATCGGCTGGCCATTGAAGGAAGCGGTAAAATTCACCTGCAAGGTGCCTTTGGGATCGCTCACCGGAGGATCCTGGTCTTTTTTGCAGGAAGAGGCCAGACTAACAATGGCCAGCGCGATAAATAGGGTCTTTTTCATAAATGAAAAATTAATGGGTATGAACGGAGAATACAGAATCAACGTTATTAATAAACTGCGTTGCAAGCATCATATTGTCCATTGTGTGTGTGCTGGAACTTGCAAGCGACATATCAATACCGTCAAAGAAACGTAAATAATCAATTTCCATGTGAATCATATTGGCAGTATTTGCGGTCATGTCGGTATGTACGTGTAATTCAACTCTGCGGTACAAGGCATTCATACCAATGTGAAACTGATAAGGCGTTTCAGCAACACCATCGGCATTACGGTCAGCATTTCCTTCAATCACTACAAAACGGTATCCTGAGCTCCAGCTCCAGTACATCGAAGGCGATTGCACACCTAATGCAGAACCTGCAGGTTGAGTGGTAGGATCAACGGTTAAGTTAAGTGTAGTATCCACACCTACATTAAACGATAAAGCATGCACATGGGTTGCAGCAATTTCGCCGAAAGAAACGGAGGTAACCGTAGGTTTTAACAAATAGTGATTGTTGTCTTCGAACAAAACCGTATCCACATCATCCACCAGGGTAAAACCATTCACATACATATCGGCACGGGTGATGGTGAACACATTTCCGAATCCGTCGGTGTAATTGGTGTTAAAGGTTAAGGCATTGGCACCTGCCATGTGCGAAATTTCCAGATTTACGGTGGTAGGATCAGGAGTAGTGGTTGGGGGAGCATCTTCATCTTTACGGCAAGAACTGAAAGCAACAACAGCTGCCATTGATAAGAAACTGAATTTTATAACGGAGTTTTTCATTTTAATTTAAATTTTGATTGGTTATGTGATTATAAACTAATGGTGACTCCACATACAAAACGATTCACCACGGGAAATTGTTTGCCTTCGAAATTGTTTTTTAATGCAGGTTGATAACTAAATTGGAATTGGGTACTGCCTGCGAAAAAATCGAAGCCGGTGCTGAGTAAAAGCACATTTCCGCCCGAATCGTTTAATAGTGCGCCATGATCTTTATCTTGTTGTGCATGTTCAAAAATCAATCCTGCACCGGGGGCAAAAATGCGTCGCGGAGCAAGTTGTTTCCGGTAAAAAAGTAAAACGCTGTAATTGGTTGTATTTCCATAGTGGTGCTCATCTGTACCCACCGTGTTGAGGCGGTAACTCAACTGATGGTTCCATCCGAAATTTTTATAAAGGCCGGAGTACTCGGCACGACTTATAAAATCCACACTTCCGGTAGATCCCTGCAAATCGAGATCCGCCTCTGCACGATGGTAGCTGAGATGTTTCATTCCAAACGGAAATTTTATCCCCGCGCCAACCGATAAGCGATGGAGATATTT harbors:
- a CDS encoding cytochrome-c peroxidase — translated: MKRIGILVLILISVVALKSCSKDPFIGEYVPTPYVLQIPEGFPPMVVPESNPMTVEGVELGRHLFYDKKLSGDLTQSCASCHIQSTAFSDPARFSTGITGAQGNRNAMALINLGWERFFFWDGRAATLEDQIFGPVVNPNEMNDTWPNVVRKLQADEKYRDMFHHAFGTPGIDSVRVVKAIAQFLRTLISGNSKFDRVLRGQESFTSSEANGYDLFMRDKDENNGISGADCFHCHGPVLMSKQLFANNGLDATFSDLGRGGVTGNPNDNGRFKGPTLRNIELTAPYMHDGRFTTLDQVIEHYSTGLVVSPTIDPLMKFAADGGVGLNPQEKIDIKNFLLTLTDWDFVNNPAFADPN
- a CDS encoding c-type cytochrome, translating into MKKLVYISLLFTLFISACRREEDEVYSDHYDLEIPKGFPIPNIPADNYLSKSRVEMGKRLFFDTRLSVDNTISCASCHLPQLAFSDDKALSFGVTGHIGKRNAPPLQNLAWVAPFMRDGGVPTLELQVHAPLTDTNEMAFDILLAVERLKDDPYYRDQSLYAYKRAFDAYVITRALAAFERTLVSGNSKYDQYLYAGRILTASELRGKDLFFSDSLHCSDCHSGYNFSNNQFENNGLYVVYPDTGRARITLRPEDSGKFRVPSLRNVEVTAPYMFDGSLASLGDVIDHYAAGGAGNHNQSPLVAGFLLSQQDKDDLIAFLKTLTDTDFLNNPAHRP